The following are from one region of the Deltaproteobacteria bacterium genome:
- the tcuB gene encoding tricarballylate utilization 4Fe-4S protein TcuB — protein MPKKPMKLDTSIHAEANRQMTICNACRYCEGLCAVFPAMTRRRTFSDGDLEYLANLCHSCGACYYACQYVPPHEFAVNVPQIFAQLRSESYYRSAWPRTFAPLFQRNGLIIALAATVAIALFIGGFVAMHDPDALFAVHTGPGAFYRLMPHETMVALFGGVFLFAVVAIVISVRTFWRTSGGGTIGLSDLLIAGQATATLRYLDGQRGGCMNEDEQPTDRRRFYHHCTFYGFLLCFASTSLATVLHNLLGWHAPYAWYNPVVLLGVLGGSGLLIGPAGLLRAKQRRDPQVVSSDTRGMEVAFLAMLLLTSASGLLLLVLRATPAMGILLALHLGIVFALFLTFPYGKFVHGFYRYAALIRFARESKLPVAGTAD, from the coding sequence ATGCCAAAGAAACCTATGAAACTCGATACCAGTATTCATGCCGAAGCCAATCGGCAAATGACGATCTGCAATGCCTGTCGCTATTGTGAGGGACTCTGTGCCGTCTTCCCGGCCATGACGCGACGACGCACTTTCAGTGATGGCGATCTCGAATACCTCGCCAATCTCTGCCACAGTTGTGGCGCGTGCTATTACGCCTGCCAGTATGTGCCGCCGCACGAATTCGCAGTCAACGTTCCGCAAATCTTCGCTCAATTAAGATCTGAGTCTTACTATCGCTCAGCGTGGCCACGCACGTTCGCTCCGTTGTTTCAGCGCAACGGCCTTATCATTGCGCTTGCGGCAACAGTTGCCATAGCCCTTTTTATTGGTGGTTTTGTCGCAATGCATGATCCAGATGCTCTGTTTGCTGTCCACACTGGACCAGGAGCGTTTTATCGTTTGATGCCACACGAGACGATGGTCGCACTTTTCGGTGGGGTCTTTCTCTTTGCCGTCGTGGCTATTGTAATAAGTGTACGAACATTCTGGCGCACGAGTGGTGGCGGTACCATCGGTCTGTCAGACCTCCTCATTGCCGGACAGGCGACAGCTACGTTGCGTTATCTTGATGGCCAGCGCGGTGGCTGCATGAACGAGGATGAACAACCGACCGATCGTCGTCGTTTCTATCATCACTGTACATTCTATGGCTTTCTGCTGTGCTTTGCTTCCACTTCGTTAGCCACGGTCCTTCATAACCTCCTCGGCTGGCACGCACCATATGCGTGGTACAATCCGGTGGTCCTGCTGGGGGTCCTCGGTGGCAGCGGCCTTTTAATCGGGCCAGCGGGGCTGCTTCGTGCCAAGCAGAGGCGCGACCCTCAGGTCGTCAGTTCCGATACACGAGGCATGGAAGTGGCGTTTCTCGCTATGTTACTGCTGACCAGTGCTTCTGGTTTGCTCTTACTCGTACTGCGCGCGACTCCAGCGATGGGAATCTTACTAGCCTTGCATCTTGGGATTGTCTTTGCCCTTTTCCTGACGTTTCCCTATGGAAAGTTTGTCCATGGTTTTTATCGCTATGCTGCACTGATACGTTTCGCCCGCGAGAGCAAGCTGCCGGTTGCTGGAACAGCAGATTGA